gttaaaatttttttctagtttaagtGTAATTGACATGTTACATTACATGTTTAAGACATACAACATGATAAATTGACAGAAGTATATATAGCAAATGATTACCACAGCAgtgttagttaacacatccagcacattacataacttttttttttttatgatgaggcctttcaagatttactctcttaacaacttccatgtatacaatatagtattgctaactacatatatgtatttcagtgtatagatcttttacccCTTTGGTTAAATTTGGGCAAGGCTCATACTCTGAGGTCAGGGGAGTTACCACTAGTTGGGCACCATGGTTAAGAGGACCTGCTGGCTGCGCTACATGTTCAGGTGGGGCTGCTGGGTGGGCTCTCGAGTCGGTGCTGGCTGTGATCTGCTGTCAGGTGGGGCCACTAGCTGGTTTctgcatttctcctttttttcaaaCAGAATGTGAGTCTGGTTGAAACCTTCTGTGTCCTACCAACCTCAAAATGTGTTGGGGATGGAAGAAGGGGTAAAATTTTTAAGGTCTCTTCCCAATGTACAAATCTAGGATTTCTGAAATTAAAGCTCCAAATAACACCTGACAATTCCTGTGACTATTTTCCTTTGCTCTCAGGAGCTACTACCAAAAGTTCCAGGAGCTACGGATTATCTCATAATTTACTATGTTGATTGCCTCCAGGTTTTAGAGATTTCAAAGATTTTCCAAACGACATCATATGCAATGAAAAAAAGGAGTATAATTTAATCCTTTCTGTAACACTGAATCACAAAAACTGAGTCTACTAATGTAAAAACTTGATAAACACTATAATTGTCCTGCCAGGATGGGCAGGTCAGCAAGTACATACCTGTGGACTGAATGTTACACGAGGAGAGGCAAGAACGTACCTGGAATAgtcaaggaacagaaagaatcTCAGTGTGTGGAGGCCAGAGTGAGCAAAGTgtagagaagaaggaaatggatTCAGAAAGGAAGTTGGGAGGTCTAGATTGCTAAGGCTGTAGGGGCATTTTGAGGACTTCGGTTTTTGCCTTGAGTGAGCAACTAAAGAGATTTAAGTGATACGATTTGAACTATGTTTTAACAGAAGCTCTCTGGATGCCATGTTATTAGAGACTGAAGGGGAGTAAAGACAAGATCAGGAAAACCGATGACTGGTTTAAAGAAGTAAATTTCTAAAGATGaccttctgggacacctgggtggctcagatgttgagcaactgcctttggctcaggttgtgatcccggggtcctgggatcaagtctcacatcaggatacttgctgggagcctgcttatccttctgcttatgtctctgcctctctcatgaataaataaataataataattaaaaaagatgCGCCTTCTACTCAGTGAAGGTGTAGGGCAGGGGTTAGCAAATAACAGTCCCCTGGTCCAACTGGGTTCTCAGCCTGTTCTTGTAGGATCTACGAGATAATAATGGTTCTTAAATTTTGAGAAGTTgttgaagaaggagaagaagctaCAGAAACTTTACATGGCCCaaagagcctaaaatatttaaaacctggGAAATGTTTCCAACACCTAATATAAAGCATCTGGCCGGTGGTAGGTCCTCAACAAATCTGGAAGGAGGAATACATGAGTAACTTAGTTgctgaaaatattataaagtgaTATGTGTCAAGGAACATTTGTGTCTTTACCCCTAACCTTGAAGAACAATGTCATTTTCATTGAGCTACTGAAAAACATGGTCTATTTTTTGAAATGGTAAAACCAGAAGGCATTTTCTCACATAAGCAACGTCAGAAACAACTTTCAGGCACAgtgaaatagcaaaaaataataaaaaaacatttttatagagcTTTAAACTTTACAAAGGATTTTCAtgttcattatctcattttatcatgaaaacaGGTATTATTTTCCCATTAGAAATTACTACATCCTGGGACgacttggtggctcagcagttgaacatttggctttggctcagggcatgatcccggattcccaggatcaagtcccacattgggctccttgcatggagcctgcttctcctctctctgcctgtgtctctacctctctttctaggtctctcatgaatgaataactaatctttaaaaaaaaaaaaaagaaattactacaTGCTAAATCCTTAATGATTTCTCCAGAAAAGTTGAAGTCTTGAATGTTACATCTGTGaattctgagggtttttttccccctatgggAATGCTGAGTGCTGAAATCAACACGTATTTTCAGTTCAAGATGGCAGACCAGGAAAACATATTTACTTTCTGTTCCTTTTGACAGCATATTTAACAAAGTGTAGAAATTCCAAAATTAAAGCAATCAACGCCAAGAGACTGGGGAAGTCATCCACCACAGAAAGGTTTTGATACATTTCTAGATGGCAAAAAGTGAAATGTAGGAGTGATAAAATGATCAAGAAAAGACCACCTAAGAAGGGGCTGCACAAAGCCAGTTTGCTTCTGCTGAGCCTTGGTTataataaagagaagagagaagaggggctGTAAACAAGGGGACAAAAGGTATTTTAAGGAGTAAAAGTTCATTTAATGAGCTCCATGGATCCTTCAGTCTGCCCTCCGTATTAATTCTGTATGAATTACAATGGATTGTTGGTGAGGAAGACAAGGGAACAGGGGATGCGTGGTCAAACACAGGTTGTTAGCTATGGTTCACTGTCACTACTATAAATTCCATCAAGGCTGCCCGCccatggcttcctttgctgtaaTCAGAGATTGTGCTTTATAAACTGTCAGACGAGAGGTAATCTTCCTGGCAACTATAAACTGctgttattattaaaatatttttattaatgactaaattaatcatttaaaaaaatattttgccttgACAAATTCTGTCTCAACATGTTTGCTTCTGCCAAGCCAAATTATCTCAGAATTACCACTTGTCACCTACTATTATTTTGACTTACAAGGACAAATAAGAGAATGGTCTTTATTTCAACAAAGCACCTTGTCCCTCCTCTCTCATttgacaagaaaaatgaagaggtagATTTTTCTGGGATATCCttgtccaaatttccttttattgtccTGAAGTACTAATAACTCTTATATGTTTAAATTTCcctccttgagaaaaaaaaagatgtaaataataTGACTGTAATTTATTGTTTTCACATACTTCTGACATGATCACCTTTTTCAGAGTTCCTATAAGAAATCTTGGCCCAAAATTTGTACAAGCTTGCTATTTttgttcaaacaaacaaaatcaagaaattgTTCCTTATTGAACTCTTCCCAAATGATATCAAAGAATTATGGCTAAATGTCATAGCTGTAAATCATTTCTGCTTCTAGAGAGATTAGAAAGGGCTCAtaccatttctcctttttttcaaaCAGAACGTGAGTCTGGTTGAAACCTTCTGTGTCCTACCAACCTCAAAATGTGTTGGGGATGGAAGTCAAATTCGCTCTAACATGCATAAAAGGAATCTCTTCAACAGAACGCTAAAACTAACTTTGTACATATGAATTATGTCCagtgctattttaaatataaaaaataaatatatgacattttaaaatgtacatatatgtttCTTACTTTGTACATATGAATTATGTCCagtgctattttaaatataaaaaataaatatatgacattttaaaatgtacatatatgtttCTTTCTGGTCGGTAGGATTCTTGGTTCTTAAACTTCTGCATGTCATATTCCTAAAACACAACATCAGCCCCGTGAGAGAGAAAACACTTCAATGATGTAAGCCAAAGAAACAAGATTCAAACTAGGCAAAGCTATGTGTTTGgccaggatttttaaaatcttcctcaTCGTGCTGAAGCTTCCAGCTCCTAGGCAATAATACATGTTTCCCTTGTCAGATGCCCGAGAGTATGTCTCCTCTCTTGGGCATAAGAATTTCTCGAATTACATATGGGTGCCAACAATGTGAGGTGAAGGGTGAACCTGGTTGGCATACTCATAATGACCGATAAGGATCTTACTTTAATCCATTCATTACATTGCTCCACTATTAACTTACAATAAATGCTGTATTTGCTTTCTAGACATGAATGAGATGCCTTACTAGACATAGTCCTAGAGGCCAGAGAAACCAGCTTCTAATCCATATGCAACAATCCACTGGTGCACTCTTTTCAGGTAGATTACAATTTATCTACAATATAATCTTTATAGatttacataaaatctttacATAGAATCTTACACATTTGGATCCTGTAGACCAAAGACCACATCGGAGCTGCAAGGCTGAATTACGAATATGGGACGACTGCTGGTCCATGACCTCTGTCTTCTAAGATCAGAGCCCAGTGTGGTCTCTGATCAATTTATGAATCGAACAAAAGAAAACCTAATATTGGGCAGTGCTTGAATAAGTACAGCACCGTGCTAAGTACCCtaagaactatgaaaaataaaaattaattttaagaaaatggtaaCACACACTCCTGAGTAAGAGCTCTGGGAGCAGTCAGGCTGGGTTCGACCCTGCTATGCCACTACCATCTCCATGACCCAAGGAGCGGTGTACATTGTAAATGTTGTTTTGGCAAATTCccataaagaaaagaacatgCCAGACAGTGAGGGGGGTCACAGGAGGCAGCATCCAGTCAGCTCAGGTTCCAGTGTCTGCTCAGAAACCTCAACGGCTGGACGAGTGACACTGGTGGCCGGACTGCAGGCCTCGCAGGGCAGCAGGGCAACAGACCTCTCAGGGCAGTAGGGCTGCAGCCtcgcagggcagcagggcagcagggctgtaGACTTTGCAGGGCATCAGTTCCGCAGGCATCCAAGGGCTGTAGGGCTCGCAGGGCACCAGGGTAGAAGGCCTAGCAGGGCATCAGAGCTGCAGGCCTCACAgtgcagcagggcagcaggcctcacatggcagcagggcagcagggctacAGGCCACGCagagcagcagggcagcaggcgtctcagggcagcagggcagcaggcctcACATGGCAGCAGGGTTGCAGGTTTCGCAGGACAGGacagcagcagggcagcagggctgcaagCCTCTCAGGGCATCAGGGCTGCAGGCCtcacagggcagcagggcagagtACTCACATGGCAGCagagcagcagggcagcaggcatctctgggcagcagggcagcaggcctggcagggcagcagggcagaggcCTCACATGGCAGCAGGGCAGCAAGGCTGCAGGCCTCGAAGGGCAGCAGTGCAGCAGGGTTGCAAGCTTCGCAGGGCATCATGGCAGCAGGGCTGTAGGCCTCTCAGgtcagcagggcagcaggcctagcagggcagcagggcagcaggcctcAGATGGCAgaagggcagcagggctgcaggccaACGAGGGCAGCAGGGTAGCCGGCATCTCAGgtcagcagggcagcaggcctcATAGGGTAGCCAGGCAGCAGGCCTCTCaaggcagcagggctgcagggcagcaggcctcccagggctgcagggcttACAGGGCAGCATGGCAGTAGGCCTCTTAGGGCAGCAGGGCTTCAGGTCTCGCAGCGCAGCAGGGCAGTAGGCCTCACATGGCAGCAGGGCAACAGGGCTGCAGGCCTCGaagggcagaagggcagaggccTCACATGTAAGCAAGGCAGTAGGGCTGCTGGCCTCGCAGGGCAGCAAGGCAGCAAGTGTCTcaaggcagcagggcagcaggcatcACATGGCAGCAcagcagcagggctgcaggcctcgaagggcagaagggcagaggcatCACATGGCAGCAGGGCAGTAGGGCTGCTGGCCTCGCAGGGcgacagggcagcagggcagtAGGGCTGCTGGCCTCGCAGGGCaacagggcagcagggcagcaagGGTGCAGTCCTCACAGGGCACCAGGGCCTCAGGCGTCTCTGGTCAGCTGGGCAGCAAGCCTCGCAGGGCAGCAGGGCAACAGGCCTCAcatggcagcagggcagcagggctgcaggcctcgCAGGGCAACAGGGCAGCAGGAGTCTCAGGGCAGCAGCGCTGTAGGCCTCACAGAGCAACAGGGCAACAAGCCTCCCAGGGCAGCAGTGCTGCAGGCCtcacagggcagcctggctgtGGCCTCTCAGGGCAACAGGGCAGCAGGTCtcacagggcagcagggcagcaggcctcACATGGCAGCAGGTCAGCAGGGTTGCAGGCCTCGCAGGGCAACAGGGCAGCAGGAGTCTCAGGGCAGTAGCACTGTAGGCCTTACAGAGCAACAGGGCAACAAGCCTCCCAGGGCAGCAGTGCTGTAGGCCTCGCAGGGCAGCCTGGCTGTGGCAtctcagggcagcagggcagcaggtcTCACATGGCAGCAGGTCAGCGGGGCTACAGGTTTCGCAGGACAGGacggcagcagggcagcagggctgcaggcctccCAGGGCAACAGGATAGAAGGCTGCAGGTcttgcagggcagcagggctgcaggcctccCCGGGCAGCAGGGCTATAGGCCTCGCAGGGCATCAGGGCAGAAGTCCTCACACGGCCGCAGGGCAGCAGGGTTATTGGCCtctcagggcagcagggctgcaggcctcgcagggaagcagggaagcaggcctcacatggcagaagggcagcagggctgcaggctgcagACTCTTCAGGGCTGCAGGCTTCGAAGGGCACCAGAGCAGAGGCCTCACATGGCAGCAGGTCAGCAGGTCtcccaggggagcaggggagcagggcagcagggctgcagtCCTCGTATGGCAGCAGTGCAGCAGGCAtctcagggcagcagggcagcagggctccAGGCATCGAAGGGCAGCAGAGCAGCAGGTGtctcagggcagcagggctgcaggcctcccacggcagcagggcagcaggagtCTCAGGGCAGCAGGGTTGCAGGCCTTGCATGGCAGCAGGGTCAGaggcctcacatggcagaaaggcAGCTCAGCAGAcctcccagggctgcagggctcgcagtgcagcagggcagcagggctgcaggcttTGCAGGGCTGCAGGAGtcacagggcagcagggctgcaggcctcacagggcagcagggctgtAGGCATCGCAGGACAGCAGGGCTGCAGACTTTGCAGTGCAGCAGGCAAGCAGGTCtctcagggcagcagggcagcaggcctcGCAAGGCATTAGGGCAGCAGGGCAACAGGGCTGCAGGCCtcgcagggcagcagggcagcagggcagcagggctgctggctttgcagggcagcagggcagcaagCCTCTCAGGGCAGAAGGGCTGCAGGCCTCTCGtcgcagcagggcagcaggcctcGCAGAGCAGCAGGCGtcgcagggcagcagggctgcagggctcgcagggcagcagggcaggaagcctcacatggcagaagggcaGCATGGCTAAGGGCTTACAGAGCAGCAGGGTAGCAGGCGTCTTAGGGCAGCAGGGTAGCAGGCCTCACATGGCATCAAtgcagcagggctgcaggcctcgCAGGGTAGCAGGGCAGCAGGTGTCTCacggcagcagggcagcagggcagaggcctcacagggcagcagggcagaggcCTCACATGGCAGCAGGGCAGCATGGCTACAGGCCtcgcagggcagcagggcagcaggcgactcagggcagcagggctgcaggccttgcagggcagcagggctgcaagCCTCGCAGGGCAGCAGTGCAGCAGGCCTCTCAGGGCAGCTGGGCTGCAGGCAtcgcagggcagcagggcagcaggcctcTCAGGGCAGCAGGCCAGGATGCCCTCTGGGCTGCAAGGCTCGCAGGGCAGTAGGGCAGAGGCCTCACATGGCAGTAGGGCTGCAGGCCTCTCAGGGCAGCGGGCTGCAGGCCTCGCCAGGCAACAGGGCATCAGGCATCTCAGGGCAGCATGGTTGCAGGGCtcgcagggcagcagggcagaggcCTTGCACGGCAGCAGGGCAGTAGGCCTCAGATGGCAGCAGGATAGCTGGGCAGCAGCCTCCCAGGGTTGCAGAGCTCGTAGTGCAGTAGGGCAGCAGGGCTACAGGCTTTACAGGGCTGCAGGTtttgcagggcagcagggcagcaggcatcACATGGCATaagggcagcagggctgcaggtctcccagggcagcagggcagcaggcctcacttggcagcagggcagcaggcctcACATAGCAGCAGGTCAGCAGGGTTGAGGACTCGCAGGGCAGCAGTGTAGCAGGCCTCACATGACAGCAGTGCAGGAGGGCTGCAAGCCTCACAGGGCAGCATTGCAGCAGGCCTCTCAGGGCA
This portion of the Canis lupus dingo isolate Sandy chromosome 11, ASM325472v2, whole genome shotgun sequence genome encodes:
- the LOC118350324 gene encoding keratin-associated protein 10-1-like gives rise to the protein MPCEAYSPAARGGLQPCCPARPAAFYPVALGGLQPCCPAAVLSCETCSPADLLPCETCCPAALRCHSQAALRGLQHCCPGRLVALLLCKAYSATALRLLLPCCPARPATLLTCCHVRPAALLPCETCCPVALRGHSQAALAAALRLLLPCCPARPAALLPCCHVRPVALLPCEACCPADQRRLRPWCPVRTAPLLPCCPVALRGQQPYCPAALSPCEASSPTALLPCDASALLPFEACSPAAVLPCDACCPAALRHLLPCCPARPAALLPCLHVRPLPFCPSRPAALLPCCHVRPTALLRCET